The genomic DNA TTTTTCATTTACTATGCCTTTTCTACAACTTGCTGTAAAGCAGAAATAAAGATTCTATATATTTCCATTAAAatatttgcttatttgaacttaaATACAATTTCCTAGGATGTGATATACTTGAAGGTGAGTAACATTAAAAAAATGGCATTAAGGGGGTTTTATCTACAAATCCACCAAAATAAAAAAAGACTGAAAAAAGGGTtccttggctgtccccataggcagtggtgtaaagtacttctcccctatggggacagccgaagagtaGTGGTCAACGGTGCATATTAGTTTCACAAAGAATAATTAACTGAGCAGAGGTTCTTGCTGCATATTCTGTATTCATTTTTTGAGGAAATTGGGAGACCTGATGGTCCATTCAATTGTTTTGAACAATTATAAGAATCTGAAATATGTCTGGGTGTATATACCACTAAAGGCACACGTATACCTTTTGAGGCACTAGGATTATGATACTGGCAGATTGTTGCAgtgaaaattaaatacagttttACATTATGTTTGATTGGGTATTTTCCCCTACTGGTCTTCTGCTCTTTGCCTTTGGGGGAGAGCATTGTAAGGTCTTCTCCTCCTTAAGCGCTGCTCTGGATCATTATCTTCTTTTACATAACCTGGTACGAGAAACAAGAAGCACAATGTTGTTAAACTCATTAAGTGGAGGTTGACATTGAATGCAAGGGGGAAAACACCCCTTTGTGAGGGCTGAGACAACAGCAATGCACTCATCAGAAGAAATAAGTAAATTCAGTGCTGACATCAGTCACAATTAATACCAGGGCTTTGTAAACCTTTGTGGCCCACAACCCCATTTTGATATCAGAAAATTCTCACAACCCAACCTTGTGACAAAAATGATATAATCATCAACCAGTGTTTAACTGGGGCTATCTATTACAATTCAGTCTGACAGTATTTCAATCTGAAGGAAGAATGGTTTGACGTGACAAATACACCAGGGAGATTTTGGAAAGTTCAGGAAAACATCAGGGAAGATCATCAGGCAATTGTCTATGATCTGTGTagaaaatactacagtattaaaTACTATGGATTTGATGACCATTGCGTTCTGTTGAATGGATCCAATTGAATAGGGTAGCATACCTCTGTCCACACAGGTTTGTGTTGAAGGGAAGCCGACTTCCCAAAAGTGGTCTGGGGTTGATGGAGGAAGATAACGGAAGCGGTGCCGAGAACAGTCTGACAACTTCTTCACCCTCTCTGCCTCTGAAAGGTCGGCGTAGTACTGAGGGAGATGGAATAGATATGTCACAAATCATGGGTTGTGTTCGATCTGGCAAAAAGTTCGGAAACGGAAAACACCACATTTATTCAGTTTGGTGCCGTGAGGTCCAGTTGGCAGAtcgtgcttgcaacgccagggttgtgggtttgattcccacggaggaccagtacgaaaatgtatgcactcactacttactgtaagtcgctctggataagaacgtctgctaaattactaaaatgtaaacgtAATGAACATGACCACGGACAGGCACTTTCAGCTCCACATCAAAACACGGTCGAGTCAACTCACGATTTCACACTCTTTACACGTGTGCCCCTTGAGTTTCCTCCTCTCAGCTTTCTTGCGGACCACCTCCACGTGTGCAAACGATAGGTTTTTACTACAGGACAACGAGGCAAAGAAACCTTTTagaaacctagcatgaaagtgttCTACGTTAGTCTGACGATTATGatctcacctgtctttgtgctctcCATTGGGTGTTCCACTTTGAGGCATGTGTGCTTTTAATGAGAGGACAAAATTACAGTTTAAAATATTGATATAAATATTTCACAATGAACGCGCAAATTCATCTCAAGTGTTGTACTACTTGACCAGGTCATTTTGGTCATTCTCAACCAATTTGCCTGGTCAAATAAAAGAAACAAGTTTACAAGATTATAGAGAAAATACAGTGTAAAGTCCTTACCATCCTtatgctcttcctcctcctccttatcaTCAAACTCTTCCTCCCCATGATGGGGTTCCTCTTTGTCCAAATATGAGCCGTTATGCTGAGGACACGACTCGTACTCCCCGTAGCCTGTTCGGTCAAATATCTCAGCCAAGCTGTCGTTGGCCCTCTGACCAATCCCTAAAAGAAGGGTTTTGAGTTTGGTTacatggttggttggttggtttatATGGGTCCTGCTCGAATGTAATCGTCCTTCCTCCCATCACTGAAGTGATCACTGATCTAATGCAACTTGAAAGATAAAAGTAAGGATTTCATTGCTCTCTCCTCTTTGCCATATTTGATTAAATTTAAATCAGATGATTGGGAATGTATCAAAGATTTTGTGCGAAAATGCAGTAAGCTGTACCGGTAACAGAGCTGGTTCTTGGAGCTCCTCGGTGGAGCAGGCTGGGGCTGACGAAGGTGCAGTCCATATCGACAGACTCAGCTTCACAGgggggctacacacacacacacgtgaagaaCTGCAAGTATACACAGAGGGTATAGGAAAGTAGCCGATGAATTTGGTGAATGTCATACCTCTGCTGAAGTTGGGGTGTCTACATCATACTGGGAGAGGGCTGCCTCTGGGTCAAGGCTCCACATCTGCTCTGCTGGCATCAGCTTGGCTAAACAAAAGGTAGGAAATGAAACATGACATTTCTATTCAAATTGCTTCCTTAGACTATGCTTAAGGGCCAGTCAAtcgagaaaaaaatattttcagtATCAATGAATGACTATTATGCAGAGTTGCAACACATTACCTTCTCCCAGTGGAGTTTCAGGGGCATTGGAGGGCAGTGTTGTTGATGCAGTACCATTGTTGTCCTGTGGAGGGCTCCTCTTCACACGAGCACAGGGGTTGGCCTGCAGGACAGAGGTCTGCTTCAGTTTTTCAGTATCCTCCCGACTCCGCTTTCTGATTGGCTCGTGGTGGACATTGTGGGTCTAAATGGACAAATAGGAAAGCTGGGGCTACTCGGGTACAGTAGTATGTTGATGCATAAGACGGGTGAACGTGTCCAAGAAAAAGAGCTCTTGATCTACCCATCTATAATATCTCAGACAGACATGGTATTGTCTGTCAAAAGACTGTGGGATGCGACGACTAACGAGGAACATAACCAAGTTGACCTGCCATTTTagcatctgttttttttttatcctgccaCATATGCCTTCATGAGGATCACAATGGAAATGAGTTGTGTACTTTTCTGTGTAATGTGTACCTAGTTTTAAATGATcaaacaaaccccccaaaaattctGGTGCTTTGGTTTtatgtcactggttatttggattTATCAGGATTTTTGTTCTGGGTTTCCAAGATGAACCCATCTATATGTAACAAGGCTCAAATGTGACTAATGTACCTGTATAACATCTTGTATAATTTGTTAAGAAAATTACATGAAAAATCATGGCTCTACCTGCTGACTAAGCAACATATTTTTGGATCGCTCATCActtggagaggtagagggatgttTAAATAGGATGTGCCGCTTTTGGCCTCTGTCTTGGTTCTCTGATGCAGGGACGCTGCTACCTCTCTGGGCATTGAGCGGAGGCACGAGGGCCTTCTGTGGGGAGTCGGAAAGGTCCAGAGGCTTGTcaacctcttcctccttctcactacttttcctcctctttcctctctccagcTCTCGGTGAGAGGCGCCACATGGGGTGGAAGTGGCTCTAAGAGGTGCGATGCGGGCTATCCCCTCCAGGTGGCGCCGTTGGGCGTTGGCGGGGATGAGCTTCAGGCgggggaggagggacagggggCCGTCCTCAGTGGTGGTGGTGCCGGGGCAGCCCAGGAGAGGACCCTTTCTCTGAGGGATAGGCAGTGGATCATTAGGGAGATCCAGGCGACACGTCTCTGCCACTACAGCACCTTCATGGCCCTGGCTGCTGCCCTCTGAATCAACAAGAAGAATACTACATTATTTTTTTACAGTGCTTTTCAAGACACTCAGACATTTAGAGGCAATAACATAATTACAAACGCATGTTATCAGTCATCAGTTAGTAAATGAAGGCCTTACCTTGGGTCTGGGTGGCGTCCATGTAACACGTTTCAGGCACCAGTATGCCGTTTCCTTGGCTCTGTGCGGTTTGGGAGGGCAATCCTTTCCTTGGTTCTAACATTATGAAAACAAAAAAAATTAACTTCAATGAAGTCTATGAAACTGATATCGTAAGAAACTAAtattgagtgtgtttgtgtgcgagtGTGACTGAGCGTGCACGCACCTGCATGCGTGTTTGATACTGAGGGTGACCCTTGAATGCTGTGTATGCATTTCTTTGTATGAATCAGACTGACCATTGAGCGCCGAGCtctgagactgagacagggactTCTCGGCGTAGCGGACATGGTgggtctccttcctcctcctcatcttgcTGACCACAGGCAGCGAGATCTTCTGCAGCGGAGAGTCTGGAATCACCGCCTCCTCTGGCTCAGGAGACACGGAGCTGGAAACCAAACAGACGCACCACAGAAATACAACGGCGTAACATACCGTATTAATAATAAAAAGTATTAAATATACACAGAAATAATAATATACCGTATTAAGCTCAAAGTGAGAACTCTAATTCAACCATGCTTTCTCAATGTGCAATAAGAATATTGTTTTGGAATCAACAATCCTGGTTACAAAAGTACTGTAGTGCCGGATGGGGATGGTTTTAACTCACAGAGCTCCATTCAGTCTATCCAACTCAAGACTCAGCTTTCTGTTCTCATCCTGCAGGCTGTTCCTCTCTGTCACTGGAAGTCACATCAAACCACATAtaccgtgccttcagaaagtattcataccacttgacttattccactcaaaattgattaaatatttatttttctcacccatatacacacacaataataccccataatgacgtagtaaaaacgtgtttttagacatctttgtaaatgtattgaaaaggaaatacagaaatctctcatttacataagtattcacacccaagtCAAAACTTTGTAGAAGGACCTTTGGCgtcgattacagctttgagtcgccTTGGGTATGTCtgcatcagctttgcacatctggatttgggcattttttcccatttttcccTGCATATTTTCTCAAGTTAGATAGGAAGTAGCAGTGAACAGCCTTTCCACAgaaagtctttccacagattttcaatgggatttggCTTGGCCACTCAGGGACCTTCACATTCTTGCTCTGAAGCCTgtccagcattgctttggctgtatgcttgcgGTCAATGTTCTGTTGGAACGcaaatcttcaccccagtctaaggtcatttgcactctgaagcaggttctcatcaagaaGTTGCCGGCATTAGGCTCCATTAATTGTtccctctcagtctcccagttcctgccgatgaaaagcatcCCGATAGCAtgctgctgc from Oncorhynchus clarkii lewisi isolate Uvic-CL-2024 chromosome 15, UVic_Ocla_1.0, whole genome shotgun sequence includes the following:
- the LOC139367121 gene encoding LOW QUALITY PROTEIN: DNA endonuclease RBBP8 (The sequence of the model RefSeq protein was modified relative to this genomic sequence to represent the inferred CDS: inserted 2 bases in 1 codon); translated protein: MMSSPLLSGSSPGSSGASESTDLFRDLCGRLKDCHDSALQGLQTKVNKLKKERCLDAQRLEEFYSRHQQLREQHKTLRDTVTVLEDRLRAGLCDRCSVTEEHMRKKQVEFEKGRQQNMRLIAEIMTERNSLQDENRKLSLELDRLNGALSVSPEPEEAVIPDSPLQKISLPVVSKMRRRKETHHVRYAEKSLSQSQSSALNEPRKGLPSQTAQSQGNGILVPETCYMDATQTQEGSSQGHEGAVVAETCRLDLPNDPLPIPQRKGPLLGCPGTTTTEDGPLSLLPRLKLIPANAQRRHLEGIARIAPLRATSTPCGASHRELERGKRRKSSEKEEEVDKPLDLSDSPQKALVPPLNAQRGSSVPASENQDRGQKRHILFKHPSTSPSDERSKNMLLSQQTHNVHHEPIRKRSREDTEKLKQTSVLQANPCARVKRSPPQDNNGTASTTLPSNAPETPLGEAKLMPAEQMWSLDPEAALSQYDVDTPTSAEPPCEAESVDMDCTFVSPSLLHRGAPRTSSVTGIGQRANDSLAEIFDRTGYGEYESCPQHNGSYLDKEEPHHGEEEFDDKEEEEEHKDAHMPQSGTPNGEHKDSKNLSFAHVEVVRKKAERRKLKGHTCKECEIYYADLSEAERVKKLSDCSRHRFRYLPPSTPDHFWEVGFPSTQTCVDRGYVKEDNDPEQRLRRRRPYNAXSPKGKEQKTSRGKYPIKHNVKLYLIFTATICQYHNPSASKGIRVPLVVYTPRHISDSYNCSKQLNGPSGLPISSKNEYRICSKNLCSVNYSL